Within the Prevotella scopos JCM 17725 genome, the region TTTGTGTAAGAGGGCTTCTCTAAAAGTTTTAAAAACTCTGGTTTTTATTCACATCACCTCTTGATGTTATAGCAGAAAAACAGCACAAAATGGTTTTTTTACGCACTTTTGTAACTCTTTTGTATTGAGGAGATACAAGTGTGGTTAGCAAATGGGTGCTTTGTTGGCTTGCAAAAGGGCGTTAACTCGAATACTATTAAGCTTTAATAAAATCTGCTATAGTAAAAAAAATACAAAGTGATTGGTAATTACGGTATGATTTACCTTAATAGAAAATCGGTCGTCGCATATTATGATATAATACACAATGACCGACTTGGCTTTTAATCTTTTTGTAGGAGTTTGGAAACTCAATATTATCCGTATTTGTTGTGCAGATAGTCTTTTTGCCTATTTCTTAATCATTTTCTTTCCATCAATGATATAGATGCCAGCTGGGAGTTCTTTCCAAGTTTTTGACAAGCGACTACCTTGCAGTGTAAAGATGTTCTTTGCAGTATTCTGGTTATTATTGACTGAATTGATTCTAGTAGGTGTATCTAAGTCACTGATGGTGTTGAAGACGTTGCGTAGTACAAGTGGGTTCCATGTATCTTGTCGTTGTCCGTCTCGCTCAAGCTCTACATGTATTTCATATGAATGGTTAGGCTCTAACAGTGAAGTAGAGAATGTGATACGTGTTTGGGCTGCATTGTTGTCTACATCACAAGGGAGATAAACATTACGGATTGTTCCCAATTCAATCCACTTATTACTTGTCAAATCAAGTAGGCGGTAATGGATAGGTCCACGATAACCATTTCTTATCTGATAGCCAGAAACTCTTGAATGTACTTGCAGACTGATATTCTTAATCTTCTTAAGTTGGAAGGTGCTGTAATTAGCGTATTCACCATCCGCATAGTAGTCGAGGAAAGTTAATTCAATATTTCCATTATTGACATAAGGTAGAACCTCAATTTCGAATGGCTCTTTCATGTCAATAGGAACAATGGTTTCTGTTCCTTTTCGATTGACCTTTATAGATAATGTGACGTCATATTTACCTCTTGGAAGGTTACCTAAACTTGGTTTGTTGTAATATAGTGGAAGCATATTAATGACAAATGTGGTTCGTCCAAGACGTTGTGCAACAACGTTTGGAGTAAGTAGATAACCATTATATTCTTTCTTTGTCTCTTGATTTGTAAGTGTCATTACAAGTTCGCCACGTACCTCTTCACGTCCAGGGTTGTACATCGTGAAACTGTATGCACCTTTAAATCCAGAACCCTCATAGTAAGGTGCAAGTAGGCTTGGAGCCTTTTCAATAACAACCACATCCTTTGGGTTGTTTGTATTGAGCTGTACTGCATCTGCAGTGAGTTTTACTTCTATCTCATTGGCGTGATTGATTGGCTTCCAGTCACCGTGTTCCTTCGTCTTGGTATCGAGCATCTCAGAGGATACTGGTACTAAACGATAGTTTCCGTCAGCAATACCCTTAAAGTTAATGTCAGCAATATCAAAGGACATGGAAGTAAAGATGGATGCCCATGTTTGGTCGCCAGCAGTTGAGTTAAATATTTTTACTTGTTTATTCTGCTCATTATAGAGGGCAAGTGCTACCTTTCCGGTGAATACACCAAGTTCACCTTTCACCGAACTATACGATCCTAACTTCTCAATCTTTGCACTGAAACTTTCAGGACGGTTTGCTTCTGTCTTATTAACTGTGAGCGATGTGGTGGTTCTTGCATCTAATCCGCGCTCGATATCCTTAAAAGGAATAGCCTTGCCGTCGTTAGGATGGGCAAAGACAACTGATATATCGTCCCAGAATGTTCCGCTATTGAGCGCAAAGCCTGAAACATTAAGGGTAACTAAGTTGATATCGAAGTATCCATCGTTTTCGCCTCCCCAGCCCCAGTTGGTATGAATGAGCCCCTGTTCATCATAGCCATCATAAACGAAGGCATGAGGACCACCTACTACTAAGACTGGATATCCATCTGAGATTTCTTGCATCACCTCATTAATGAATTCATTGGCAGGAAGGAAGTTTTTGTCAAGATAGCGTACGGTATAGTCGAATTTGTCTCGAAGTGCATTGCAGGCACGCTGTAAATTTGAGTCACTTCCTTTAATGTAGTATCTCATGTGTACAGCCTTACCAATATCATACATCAACACGCCAACGGCTTGTCGAGATTGTTCTGTTCTCATCTCATTAGTCGTGTTCTTCATCTCATCCCACCAATAAGTAGCACTTTTCTTAGCATCATCACCAGTTGATGCTATATAGTCTTGTGGTCGATTCTTAGGCCATTTGTTGTAGAACATCACCTGTGCTGTGGCTGTTGCAACACAACCCGTAGGTGTATGCTGTCCATTACTTAGTGGGGTGTACTTATTGAAAGGGTCATACTGGTTCCACTTACAAGTAAGCAAGGGTTCTACCTTTCGTTTGATAGGACGCTGTGGGGTAGTAGCTGTAGCTTTAGAACGCACTTCTTTTACAATACGTTCATATTCCTTTAAGAACAGTTTAAAGTATGGGGGCTGGTCGTTGGGGTTTTCTGTCATCTTATCTCCATAACCCACGAGTTCGTTGAGTTTACTTTCTCCAGAGATAATAACGAATTTCTTGTCGTTTGGATTAGTAAAAATGTAATAGGCAGGTTGCTCATTAGCTTGTGATGAGCGGGTTTTGGGAGTATCGTTCGATAGTTTTGGGTTGTTGATGTATTTAGTTGCTATACTCAAAGCGCGCACTTTGGTGATGGGTTCTGCATTAGTAAGTAGAATGTTAGTAAAAACAGTTAGCACTAATAATAAGTTTCTTTTCATTTGTTTATCTTATTAGTCAATTATATTGGTTTGTTATATTTAATATCAGGCTCTATAAGTTTAGAAGTTTTTGAAATAGGTAGATTTGACTTGTTTCCTTTTAGGTTGATGCTTTATTCTTCCCAAATTTCTTTTAAAGGAAGCATTACAAAGTCACGTTCTTTCATTAAAGGGTGGGGAATAATTAGGTCAGGTTCATTGATATTTAGCTTATCATAAAGCAGAATATCAATATCAATGATACGGTCTGTATATTGTGCATTGACTGACTTTTTTACTCGTCCCATCTCTATTTCTATGGTTTGTGTTACCTCTAATAGCTGTCGAGGGGCAAGCGATGTGGAAACACAAACACAGGCATTGAGGAAGAGATTAGGACTCTCAAACCCCCAAGGCTCCGTTTCATGAAAAGAAGATTGGCGCAAAACTGTGCCAATCTTTTTTTCTATCAATGCTATCGCCTCGTGCATAATAGCCTTTCTATTGCCAAGATTTGTGCCGAGGGATAAGTAAACTATGTGCATATTAATCGTTGAGAATCAACAATGAGTCACCGAAGCAACCAAACATATAACCATTCTTTACCGCTTTGTCATATGCTTCCATCACAAGATCATAACCTCCGAAGGCTGCTGTTTCCATCAATAATGTTGAATAAGGATGATAGAAGTTGACCAGCATACAATCTGCAAAACCAAAATTGTAAGGTGGGAAGATGAATTCGTTAGTCCAACCATCATACTCCTTCAGCATACCATCAGTACCAACGGCAGTCTCTGTAGCCTTAACAACACTCGCACCGACGGCACAAAGGCGATGTCCTGCCTGTTTAGCACTATTGGCAATAC harbors:
- the folK gene encoding 2-amino-4-hydroxy-6-hydroxymethyldihydropteridine diphosphokinase, with amino-acid sequence MHIVYLSLGTNLGNRKAIMHEAIALIEKKIGTVLRQSSFHETEPWGFESPNLFLNACVCVSTSLAPRQLLEVTQTIEIEMGRVKKSVNAQYTDRIIDIDILLYDKLNINEPDLIIPHPLMKERDFVMLPLKEIWEE
- a CDS encoding C10 family peptidase; amino-acid sequence: MKRNLLLVLTVFTNILLTNAEPITKVRALSIATKYINNPKLSNDTPKTRSSQANEQPAYYIFTNPNDKKFVIISGESKLNELVGYGDKMTENPNDQPPYFKLFLKEYERIVKEVRSKATATTPQRPIKRKVEPLLTCKWNQYDPFNKYTPLSNGQHTPTGCVATATAQVMFYNKWPKNRPQDYIASTGDDAKKSATYWWDEMKNTTNEMRTEQSRQAVGVLMYDIGKAVHMRYYIKGSDSNLQRACNALRDKFDYTVRYLDKNFLPANEFINEVMQEISDGYPVLVVGGPHAFVYDGYDEQGLIHTNWGWGGENDGYFDINLVTLNVSGFALNSGTFWDDISVVFAHPNDGKAIPFKDIERGLDARTTTSLTVNKTEANRPESFSAKIEKLGSYSSVKGELGVFTGKVALALYNEQNKQVKIFNSTAGDQTWASIFTSMSFDIADINFKGIADGNYRLVPVSSEMLDTKTKEHGDWKPINHANEIEVKLTADAVQLNTNNPKDVVVIEKAPSLLAPYYEGSGFKGAYSFTMYNPGREEVRGELVMTLTNQETKKEYNGYLLTPNVVAQRLGRTTFVINMLPLYYNKPSLGNLPRGKYDVTLSIKVNRKGTETIVPIDMKEPFEIEVLPYVNNGNIELTFLDYYADGEYANYSTFQLKKIKNISLQVHSRVSGYQIRNGYRGPIHYRLLDLTSNKWIELGTIRNVYLPCDVDNNAAQTRITFSTSLLEPNHSYEIHVELERDGQRQDTWNPLVLRNVFNTISDLDTPTRINSVNNNQNTAKNIFTLQGSRLSKTWKELPAGIYIIDGKKMIKK